A segment of the Romboutsia sp. 13368 genome:
TTTAAAGTACAAACGTGAGCTATTGCTCCACCTTCCATTTCTCCACAGTAAGCATTAAAATCATTTACTAACTCATCTTTTAGTTCTTTAGAGCTTATAAATATATCTCCTGTAGCTACTCTTCCTTTAAACACCCTATTAGATTTTGATTCTTTTACTGATGATTCATACGCTGCATTTATAAGTCTTTCATCTGCAACGAATACAGAACTTTCCATTCTTGGTATTGTTCCTTTTGGGTCACCAAATGCAGTTGTATCTACATCATATTGTATAGCATCAGTTGATATTACTATATCTTGAACATCTAATTCTGAATAAAGTGCACCTGCAACCCCAGTATTAACTACTGCATCTACATCAAATTCACTTATTAATATTTGTGCGCAAAGTGCAGAGTTTACTTTACCTATACCACATCTTACTAATACTATATCTTTTCCTTCTAATGTTCCTTTGTAGAATTTTAAGCTTGCTTTTTCTATAGTTTCTTTTATATCCATAAGCTCAACTAATATATCTACTTCTTCATCCATTGCTCCTATTATACCTATTCTATTCATAATGTCCTCCTTAGTTTTGCATATTATTTTTTGTCGCATAAAAAACACCCTATTCAAAAGAATAGGGCGACTAATTTTCCGCGGTACCACCTAAATTATATACTAAAAAAGTATATCACTACTTCTGCTGTAACGTGCAGTCACGTTTTGGCTAATTTAGTAATCTATTTCACCTAGCTCCTCAAAGGTCCATTCACTAAATTCTTTTTGCTAAGCTCTCACCACTCTTAGCTCTCTGTAATAAAGTTTGTTTAGCTACTAATCCTTGTCATAGGATTTAATTATTAATTTATAATATTTATATTATGTTGCAAAGTAAAATTTGTCAACTATCCCATATAAATANNNNNNNNNTTAATTTATTAACTAAAAAATAAAACTCCTTATGGAAATACCATAAGGAGTTTCATCAAATTATTTTCTAGTAACTTTTATACCAGTCATATGATCATTTAAATTATGTTTTTCTAAAGATTCATCATTTACTCTATTTATTTCTAAAGCTAAAGTTTCTGATTTTATATAATCTTTAAAGTTTTCTACAGCTTGAGCTATTTCATCATCACCACAGAAATCTATGTCTATATTATCTAATACATCAAAGTTACTTGCTTTTCTTATTTGTTGTATC
Coding sequences within it:
- a CDS encoding 5'-methylthioadenosine/adenosylhomocysteine nucleosidase, whose product is MNRIGIIGAMDEEVDILVELMDIKETIEKASLKFYKGTLEGKDIVLVRCGIGKVNSALCAQILISEFDVDAVVNTGVAGALYSELDVQDIVISTDAIQYDVDTTAFGDPKGTIPRMESSVFVADERLINAAYESSVKESKSNRVFKGRVATGDIFISSKELKDELVNDFNAYCGEMEGGAIAHVCTLNKVPFVIIRAMSDKADGSAEVTYDEFVKVAAHNSKDIVLNMLKAL